From Cricetulus griseus strain 17A/GY chromosome 1 unlocalized genomic scaffold, alternate assembly CriGri-PICRH-1.0 chr1_0, whole genome shotgun sequence, a single genomic window includes:
- the Mapk13 gene encoding mitogen-activated protein kinase 13 isoform X2, giving the protein MSLIRRRGFYKQDINKTAWELPKTYLAPAHVGSGAYGAVCSAIDKRTGEKVAIKKLSRPFQSEIFAKRAYRELLLLKHMNHENVIGLLDVFTPASSLRNFHDFYLVMPFMQTDLQKIMGMEFSEDKVQYLVYQVLKGLKYIHSAGVVHRDLKPGNLAVNEDCELKILDFGLARHADPEMTGYVVTRWYRAPEVILSWMHYNQTVDIWSVGCIMAEMLTGKTLFKGKDYLDQLTQILKVTGVPGAEFVQKLKDKAAKSYIQSLPQSPKKDFTQLFPRASPQAADLLDKMLELDVDKRLTAAQALAHPFFEPIRDPEEETEAQQPFADVLEQEKLTVDEWKQHLFKEVSSFSPIARKDSRRRSGMKLQ; this is encoded by the exons ATGAGCCTCATCCGGAGAAGGGGTTTCTACAAGCAGGACATCAACAAGACGGCCTGGGAGCTGCCCAAGACCTACCTGGCGCCGGCGCACGTCGGCAGCGGGGCCTACGGAGCTGTGTG CTCGGCCATCGACAAGCGGACCGGGGAGAAGGTGGCCATCAAGAAGCTGAGCCGGCCCTTCCAGTCCGAGATCTTTGCCAAGCGCGCTTACCGCGAGCTCCTTCTTCTGAAGCACATGAACCATGAAAAC GTCATCGGGCTCCTGGATGTCTTCACCCCTGCCTCTTCCCTCCGAAACTTCCACGATTT CTACCTGGTGATGCCCTTCATGCAGACTGATCTGCAGAAGATCATGGGGATGGAATTCAGCGAAGATAAGGTCCAGTACTTGGTGTACCAAGTGCTCAAAGGGTTAAAG tacaTTCACTCAGCTGGTGTCGTCCACAGG GACCTGAAACCAGGCAACCTGGCAGTGAATGAAGACTGTGAGCTGAAG ATCCTGGACTTTGGGCTGGCTCGGCATGCAGACCCCGAGATGACCGGCTATGTGGTGACCCGCTGGTACCGGGCCCCTGAGGTGATTCTCAGTTGGATGCATTATAACCAAACAG TGGACATCTGGTCTGTTGGCTGCATCATGGCAGAAATGCTAACGGGAAAGACACTATTCAAGGGGAAGGACT ACCTGGACCAGCTGACCCAGATCCTGAAAGTGACCGGGGTGCCAGGTGCCGAGTTTGTGCAGAAGTTGAAAGACAAGGCG GCCAAATCCTACATCCAATCTCTGCCCCAGAGTCCCAAGAAGGATTTCACCCAGCTGTTCCCACGTGCCAGTCCCCAAG CCGCAGACCTGCTGGACAAGATGCTGGAGCTGGATGTGGACAAGCGTCTGACAGCCGCTCAGGCACTTGCTCACCCCTTTTTCGAACCCATCCGTGACCCCGAGGAGGAGACGGAGGCCCAGCAGCCTTTTGCTGATGTCTTAGAACAGGAGAAGCTCACCGTGGACGAGTGGAAGC AGCACCTCTTCAAAGAGGTCTCCAGCTTCAGTCCCATCGCCCGGAAGGACTCTCGGCGACGGAGTGGCATGAAGCTGCAGTGA